From Vicia villosa cultivar HV-30 ecotype Madison, WI unplaced genomic scaffold, Vvil1.0 ctg.001763F_1_1, whole genome shotgun sequence:
AAAGAAATCGTATCATACTCGTCTTCTCTTTCTCATTAAACTCTTTCACACACGTTTCTCATATAACACACAAGGTGTTTGTGTTTATGTGTCAGATAGTGCTGGAAACGTGGGGCTTATCTGGACAGCGTGTTGGTGATTTCACTCTCTATTGCGGCCTTCTTGGCACCGCTTTTCTCCTCTTTAAGTCTCACCAAGTCACTGGCAACGCCAGCGATCTTACTCTTTGCGCCCAGATTATCAAGTCTTGCGATGCTGCTTCTGTTCGTTCTAGGTTCTGCGTCTCAATCCACTATCCCTTTTACGTCTTCTGTTTTTCTCTGTGGTGGTTCTATTGTAAAGTTTCATACTTTTTCCGTTATTGGGTTGCAGGGACGTCACCTTTATTTGTGGGCGTGCTGGTGTTTGTGCCCTTGGGGCTGTGGCTGCAAAACATACCGGTGATGATGAGTCCTTGAGGTACTACTTGGCTCAGTTCCAAAAGGTAATGCAATTTAACTATATTATCAATTTATGTTGAAAAATACTAAATAGTAACCTTATGGCacttgatgaggaaacaaatattgaaattttgggtTAAAAGATGGTGTAGTCAACTTGTTGAAGTTTACATTTTTTTCATTTCTAATGCAAAGTTTATATTTTTTGCATTCTTAACAAGTGTGACTGCAATGGAATCAGATTCATTATTTTGCTATGTAGCTTATTGGAACTTCAGTTGAAAGCATGTCCCGTGTTTGATATGTGTCTGACACACCAACACATTATTTGTACATTCAATACCACTACTGATCACTATCGCACCTTGGGTTAGTTTTGGTGCTTCATAGCTTTTGTAGTGGTTTATGGGTTGAAATTTAATTACTGGGAGTCCAAAAAATTGATTGCTGAAATGAAGGTGTATAAGTGATTATCTGCATCCAAGCATGCCTGATCATAACTGCAATTTACTAACCAATCATTTCTATTTTGTTGACTAAACAAATCCCATCTCTACTTGCTTAACTAAGCCTTGTGGTTGTGGGATGTAGATTAAGCTACCAAAGGATCTTCCTGATGAGTTGTTATACGGGAGGGTTGGTTTTCTATGGGCATGTTTGTTTTTAAACAAGCATCTTGGTCAGGGGACTATTCCTTCCAGTTATACTGTGAGTTTATTTTCCAACGCTTGTTATTTTTTCCTTTGGTAAATTGTTATGCATTGGATCGGGACAAAGAATCGATAAATACAACAGGGTTGtgtttctaaatattttttcagGCCACGGTTGTGGATGAGATTATAAAAAATGGAAGGGCTTTGGGTCGAAAAGGAAAATGTCCTTTGATGTTTGAGTGGTACGGGGAGAAGTATTGGGGTGCTGCACATGGATTGGCTGGGATTATGCAAGTCCTTATGGATATGGAGTTGAAGCCTGATGAGCTTGAGGATGTTAGAGAAACTCTTAAATACATGATACATAACCACTTTCCTAGTGGAAACTATCCTGCTAGCGAAGAAGATACGAAGAGGGATGTTCTCGTGCATTGGTGTCATGGAGCTCCTGGAGTGGCTCTTACACTTGTCAAAGCAGCTAAGGTCAAAACATGTTCAACAGATTCAGTTGATAACATGTTTTTATTATAAATGAAATCTCATGATTATTTGGCAAGTTGCAACATCATTTGTGGTAAAATCACTTTATTGCCTTTGTGGTTTAGGTTTAAACACTCATTACCTTTTCATTATTGATGATTTCTCATGTTACTAGTACTCTGGAAACTTTTTTTTGTCATCCATATGCCAGTATACCATTGGATTTTCCATCTCATTGTTTCTAAATTTGAGAATCTCATACAAACAGGTTTGAGATAATGGTTGTGTTGCAATCTTTGATATTATGCAAAACCTTTTTCTAAAATCCAATGTAGGAATCATCTTTGTGTTTTCCCTATCATTTATCACTTGTAACCTTAGGGAAAAAATCCTCAGGTTTTTGGAGATAAAGAATTCTCTGATGCAGCTATGGAAGCCGGAGAGACGGTTTGGAGTCGTGGTTTGCTCAAGCAAGTTGGGATTTGCCATGGTATCAGCGGGAATGCCTATGTCTTTCTGTCACTTTACCAACTTACTGGGAACAAAAAGTATTTATACAGAGCCAAAGCTTTTGCATGCTTTTTGCTTGATAGAGCCCACACTCTAATATCTCGAGGAGAAATGCATAGAGGTGATAGACCTTATTCACTGTTTGAAGGAGTGGGAGGCATGTCTTATCTCTTTTTGGACATGGTTGATCCTTCCCAGTCTAAATTTCCTGCTTATGAATTATGAGAATCTACACTTTTTAGAAGGGGGATGACTGTTATAATATAACCAAGGTAATTTGACTGAATGTAACAAAAAATGAGGAGAGCCTAAATATACTTTAATTCTATAAGTTCGTGTATGTGAGAATTCAGGACTGAGCTTCAATTTTTTTGGTCTATTTCTTCCTTAATATTTGTGTGTTAATTGCAGGACATGCTTGGTTATACGTCATCCTTTTCCCAGTGACATCTTTATGCAAGATTTGTGTGCAGTGACTGAAATTATTGGCCTATGCCTCATCTTTGAGTGCTAAGAAATTGAGTTTTGAATGAACTGTCTTTGAATTTAACCTTTGGCATTTGGCATAGGACTCTAATAAACTTTCCTAGTTCCTATGACATGCTGTAGCTTGCAGATCTTCAATTTTTACAGGGTAAACATCTAAAGATTAAGAAGCATGAAAAGGCGGATTGCTTAATTTATTTGATCCTTATAATAATGTGTTAAAATTATATAGATTGACCGTTACGTTTCAAAAAGGAAATTTCTCtatagacctcccaaccttctagtccacctctggtgaaaaacccaaactacccctgacttcggaagttcattttgcgaaatgcaagaaaaaagcgttttcggagatgcatctccgaaagcgcctttttttttgaaaaaattgtcttatttcggaagtttatttccgaaaacagcatttcggaagtgaacttccgaaatgttgcgcgttctgcagatttaacaaaacactccccctcccccattcatttaccctaactcaaatcaaaacacaaccccttttcaaattttctgccaaaatcaagtgtaagatcaaagagcattcccaagtcttcttccaaactcatcatcaaacactaattggtaagttctacattgttttttcaagttttagatctatttgaataaactctaatagggtgtttagaaactgaaaaaatcacattaagataggttagtactgatattaggatgtttagtaggcataaaagtagttttggtttaggttttttgggtctgccattggaggctgTATTGAaggtctgcgcaggggtgtttcggaagttcattttcgaaaacacctccatcccagttttcggaaatgaacttccgaattgtaccagaagttcttttttttttgttttttcatttgcctcgcatattaatcgatttcgattgtttataggaacatgtcaggcaaccaaccagcatgcatcagacaggggagtgagtcccagactgcgtcggctagacgcgagcgggcggcggcgcagctggcgtcgacccaaggacgggggcagggccggggacgccgtgtgcgagttcccgtggacgtgggagagggtacatctacttcaggatctaggagtcggctggctcgggcatcttcttcccgccagcgagaggaggaggaggaggaggaggaggtggcggcagtgacttaccacgagccggagggggtaccggaagttgaccctccagccggggaggaggatgagcaggaggacggctatccgggagggccctttgacacctctgtgctgattcactaccacgatcacgtcgctcggcggatctgggagggagaggtattttttttaatttaaccgtttaattgtcaccattttttatagtttaaccgtttatttgtcgcttatttaatatatgtcgcttatttaatatatgtcgtttatttgtttttttttcaacaagagcgagagccgttgaaaatggtgaaccacgctcgGAAGATAtttagtctgtttaaaccaacagctgagtggtttaacgaccatgtgcgaggttcagggctttgcgggctctgcatgacgggttacaccaccatcagcaccggcatgcagggggcatttgtggagcgctggcacaaggagacgtcctctttccacctgctggttggggagatgacgatcaccttgcacgacgtgcagtgtcttctccacctgcctattagggggccaCTGTTGCACCACtctcggatccagagggtcgaggccattgagtggatgacgctctatttgggcatggagcacgaggttgctcactttgagtgcatcacgacatctgggcctcatgtccggttcaccacactgagcacttattttgagcaccacctggacgcggctgccgaggctgagggtgagggtgacgagctattaacagagtatcaccgcggctgcgctctccggtgctggtacatgcatgtggtaggcgctgcatgctttgtggataagagtgccaggtacgtcgtcgtgacctacctccgctacttcatggacctggataccgttcaccagtggaactggggggcagctactctagcATATCTCTACcaaaagctgaatgaggcctccaactggaggacgaggcagttggtcggatcctacacactgcttacggtacgttttattttaatacattatcgtatttatttatttatttatgtttcgtatttatttttaatacattatcgtgtttctgtttcagagctggatcatctcctacttctcccgcatccacggctttcacatcgatcctgcgtacgtggacgccatgcccagggccgccagatacgctctccagagggggaacgatgcggtgggaccataccgtctgtacttggaccgcacgatgcacgacgacgtcacctggaggccgttcgtcgactacgctcagattgtcccctttgacggcattgctctatattcaggctggttggcatgcgggaccggcatcatggtccggtatctccctgagtggtgcatgcgtcagttcggattcgtgcagcggatacccaggtcaccctttaaggcagctcccgacacagtgacccgagtgcagctcactgccatatgggaggactggcagcatcatgtggtaccgcaggagtaccgtctcactcgggtcacacaggactggcacagtgaggagaggtacgtcacatggttctaccgggtgtcccatcctctggtgagacccgacgttcccggcgctcctagaccagcacatgaggagatcctggagaaccagcaggccgatgatgaccacgccattgatctcctgccgatttgccagcggatagagatgcttgggcgggacgcgttggatcgaggtgtcgttcaacagggcggtccagatgcagtcgccgtgatggagatgatcgtcactgatgcgggtcgtgcggcggggtacaggcggcagaggagggcccagggtgagagggttaggcacacccagtagtggtcgggtttatttattttttgttttcggattgtatctttagcacactatttttatttgtttcggtttgtatatattattttcatcggattagtatttttttttgtttatttatcatattagtattttcagtttatctattgcttattttatttggcgtttacgtttaattaaagtgcgagactgttttagataaaacataaaaaaaaacacagtttctgcataattcggaaatgaacttccgaattcacccccatgaggtgtttttggaagttcatctccgaagacaccccccatgaggtgttttcggagatgcacttccgaattatggaaattttttaaaaaaaaaagcgcttcggaagttcatttccgaagcaggggtattttaggattttcgctgggggtgacccccatagggaggtggctaaagaaattttcttcaaaaattgcCTATCATCTCAATTAATTGGCAAAAATCCCATGAGGTCTTTTATCTTATTTTAGTTTAAAGAATTTGTTCTCTATCTTTctttttgtgtaaaaaaattggTCTTTTATCTTATTTTACTGTAACACACcagtcattttattttttaacgaGGGATTGGTCATTTAGGGGCGTCCTACTTGAAAAGTATATTGATGTAGCTTTAGCAATTGTGGAATTAGTAAGACATTAGTTTTATGATAATCTGAGTTGCTGCCTTCTTCGATCCTTGCCATGTGTATATATAAAAGTCTTAGTAAATCCCTATGATTAAG
This genomic window contains:
- the LOC131636514 gene encoding lanC-like protein GCL2; amino-acid sequence: MSDRFFPNPMPEFVPEATPATEQELQEAVTVTPGDSLQNLLAMPHSPLSERLKRAALDLKEIIVLETWGLSGQRVGDFTLYCGLLGTAFLLFKSHQVTGNASDLTLCAQIIKSCDAASVRSRDVTFICGRAGVCALGAVAAKHTGDDESLRYYLAQFQKIKLPKDLPDELLYGRVGFLWACLFLNKHLGQGTIPSSYTATVVDEIIKNGRALGRKGKCPLMFEWYGEKYWGAAHGLAGIMQVLMDMELKPDELEDVRETLKYMIHNHFPSGNYPASEEDTKRDVLVHWCHGAPGVALTLVKAAKVFGDKEFSDAAMEAGETVWSRGLLKQVGICHGISGNAYVFLSLYQLTGNKKYLYRAKAFACFLLDRAHTLISRGEMHRGDRPYSLFEGVGGMSYLFLDMVDPSQSKFPAYEL
- the LOC131636513 gene encoding protein MAIN-LIKE 1-like, with the translated sequence MVNHARKIFSLFKPTAEWFNDHVRGSGLCGLCMTGYTTISTGMQGAFVERWHKETSSFHLLVGEMTITLHDVQCLLHLPIRGPLLHHSRIQRVEAIEWMTLYLGMEHEVAHFECITTSGPHVRFTTLSTYFEHHLDAAAEAEGEGDELLTEYHRGCALRCWYMHVVGAACFVDKSARYVVVTYLRYFMDLDTVHQWNWGAATLAYLYQKLNEASNWRTRQLVGSYTLLTSWIISYFSRIHGFHIDPAYVDAMPRAARYALQRGNDAVGPYRLYLDRTMHDDVTWRPFVDYAQIVPFDGIALYSGWLACGTGIMVRYLPEWCMRQFGFVQRIPRSPFKAAPDTVTRVQLTAIWEDWQHHVVPQEYRLTRVTQDWHSEERYVTWFYRVSHPLVRPDVPGAPRPAHEEILENQQADDDHAIDLLPICQRIEMLGRDALDRGVVQQGGPDAVAVMEMIVTDAGRAAGYRRQRRAQGERVRHTQ